AGGAGACCAAGGCTTCGGTCGCCTCCTATTTCAACCCGATCAAGCTGACCGACGACAAGCCGGCGGACAAATCCGTGAAGAAACCCGCCAACAGCAAGGAAGGCGAGGCGACCCAGGACAAGTCCAAGGAGCAAGGCCAGCAGCAGGCGAGCGGCAACGGCGCGGAAAAGGGCAAGGACGAGAACACGACGGCCGGCGAGGAGACGAAGTATTCCGAGGCCGACTTCTTCTCCAATCCCTATTCGGTGCTCTCCGAGATCGCGCAGGAAGTCGGCCAGCAGGCCAATGTCAGCGCCAAGGGCGAGGGCGGCGCGGCAAGCTCCGGCCCGGCCACGGGCGCCAGCGGCGGCGAAGCCTATCGCGACCCGTTCGATCCCGATTTCTGGACGCAGCAGGTGGAAATCTCCGAGGCGACCAGCGCCGGCAGCGAGGCCAAGGCGCAGGCGGGCAAGCCCGGCCAGCAGACGATGGCGGCTGTCGATACCGACAGGACGGTCGAGGATGCGCTTGCCAAGGCGGATGCCGAAGAGGCCATGAAGAAGGCCGAGGAAGACAAGACCGAGACGGAGAGGAAGGCCGACGAGGCCGAGAAGGCGAAGAAGGACAAGGACGCCGACGCGCTGAAGAAGCAGATCGCGCAGGAAATCGGTGCGATCGGCAAGCTCGCCGAAGGCCTCACCGTCACCCCTGCCGAAGGCGGCCTCCTCGTCAGCCTCACCGACCAGCTCGACACGACGATGTTCAATGTCGGCTCTGCCGTGCCGCGGCAGGAAATGGTGCTGGCCATGGAGAAGATCGGCAAGATCCTCGAAGGCAAGCCCGGCGCCATCGCCATCCGCGGCCATACGGACGCGCGCCCCTTCGCCGGCGGCAAGAACGACAACTGGCGTCTTTCCCTCGACCGTGCGCAGAGCGCCTACTACATGCTGGTGCGCGGCGGCCTTGCGGAGAAGCGCGTCAGCCAGGTCTCGGGCTTTGCCGATCGTCGCCTGAAGGTGCCGGCCGATCCGATGGCCGCCGCCAACCGTCGTATCGAAATCCTCATCC
This DNA window, taken from Shinella zoogloeoides, encodes the following:
- a CDS encoding MotB family protein yields the protein MSEGENHHHGKNEIIIVKRHGDHEGDHHAAAWKIAYADFMTAMMAFFLVMWLVNAANEETKASVASYFNPIKLTDDKPADKSVKKPANSKEGEATQDKSKEQGQQQASGNGAEKGKDENTTAGEETKYSEADFFSNPYSVLSEIAQEVGQQANVSAKGEGGAASSGPATGASGGEAYRDPFDPDFWTQQVEISEATSAGSEAKAQAGKPGQQTMAAVDTDRTVEDALAKADAEEAMKKAEEDKTETERKADEAEKAKKDKDADALKKQIAQEIGAIGKLAEGLTVTPAEGGLLVSLTDQLDTTMFNVGSAVPRQEMVLAMEKIGKILEGKPGAIAIRGHTDARPFAGGKNDNWRLSLDRAQSAYYMLVRGGLAEKRVSQVSGFADRRLKVPADPMAAANRRIEILIQAEGG